A window of the Kosakonia radicincitans DSM 16656 genome harbors these coding sequences:
- a CDS encoding DUF1482 family protein, with the protein MNTLFYLVISVCSITGECFDAPLGLYPSEADCRSAAAEQAVQGECLPYRKMADDQQPAVKM; encoded by the coding sequence GTGAACACTCTTTTTTATTTGGTGATCTCTGTCTGCTCCATTACAGGCGAATGCTTTGATGCGCCTTTAGGGCTTTATCCATCGGAAGCTGATTGTCGTAGCGCAGCTGCGGAACAGGCAGTTCAGGGGGAATGTCTTCCTTATCGCAAAATGGCTGACGACCAACAGCCAGCAGTGAAGATGTAA
- a CDS encoding RrF2 family transcriptional regulator: MEFGLKRVIAAVRVVTAFKRIYSGEPVTITTLSLEVKLSVSYLEQIFAKLRAAGIVTSQRGPGGGYFLAHPDEDISVAAVIRAVTNIPEDSDFQPVLETLEDISVTRLAARQRKRLAA, encoded by the coding sequence ATGGAATTTGGACTTAAACGAGTAATTGCCGCAGTCCGTGTGGTTACAGCCTTTAAGCGCATTTACAGCGGTGAACCAGTCACTATCACCACTCTCAGTTTAGAGGTGAAATTGTCCGTTTCATACCTCGAACAGATTTTCGCTAAACTTCGCGCCGCAGGCATTGTCACCAGCCAGCGCGGACCAGGTGGCGGCTATTTTCTGGCACATCCCGATGAGGATATCAGCGTTGCGGCGGTGATCCGCGCCGTAACCAACATCCCCGAAGACAGTGATTTCCAGCCTGTACTGGAAACCCTCGAAGATATCTCCGTAACACGACTTGCTGCCCGGCAAAGAAAACGCCTGGCCGCATAA
- a CDS encoding helix-turn-helix domain-containing protein: MKSKDEFDTQQIARLVELTERGISKADMARIAGVTPQAVNGWFKRGAISKKSAVAIAEAAGVSVAWLLGEEVEEDSGLKPNESKMLKLFRQLPESEQERMVDLFQIRLKEIDDYVEKYLRGRFKQETK, encoded by the coding sequence ATGAAATCAAAAGATGAATTCGACACTCAGCAGATAGCGCGCTTAGTTGAACTGACCGAAAGAGGCATCAGCAAAGCAGATATGGCTCGCATAGCTGGTGTAACACCTCAGGCTGTCAATGGCTGGTTTAAAAGAGGCGCGATAAGTAAAAAATCTGCTGTAGCAATAGCGGAAGCTGCTGGTGTGTCAGTAGCATGGCTCTTGGGTGAGGAAGTTGAAGAAGACTCTGGTTTAAAGCCAAACGAGAGCAAAATGCTTAAATTATTTAGGCAACTCCCTGAGTCAGAACAAGAAAGGATGGTTGATCTCTTTCAGATTCGTTTGAAAGAAATTGATGACTACGTGGAGAAATATCTACGCGGTCGCTTTAAGCAAGAAACCAAGTAA